Proteins from a single region of Candidatus Puniceispirillum marinum IMCC1322:
- a CDS encoding putative signal transducing protein has translation MVTIIRTTNMVRLSFLRALLNDAGIKNEVFDSHISALEGGIGAFPCRLVVADAYKLSAERVLDDAGELYDD, from the coding sequence ATGGTCACAATTATCCGCACGACAAATATGGTCAGGCTGTCTTTTCTGCGCGCGTTGCTTAATGATGCGGGGATCAAAAATGAGGTTTTTGACAGTCACATCTCGGCTTTGGAAGGTGGCATTGGCGCGTTCCCCTGTCGTCTGGTTGTTGCTGATGCCTATAAGCTGAGCGCCGAGCGTGTGCTTGATGATGCGGGTGAATTGTATGATGACTGA